A single region of the Nicotiana sylvestris chromosome 6, ASM39365v2, whole genome shotgun sequence genome encodes:
- the LOC104215416 gene encoding uncharacterized protein isoform X5 has translation MMFLGGVLKFFAFSLEKYNMYMMINLIFGKAKKKKRAKQMHSESKRKPDMSTNLWCASQEKLSSLIIGAFLSRGKETLSDDITVVRRDHEHRFQTKKGE, from the exons ATGATGTTTTTAGGTGGTGTTCTAAAATTTTTTGCTTTCTCTTTAGAGAAATATAATATGTACATGATGATAAATCTAATATTTGGAAaagccaaaaagaaaaagagagcaaaACAAATGCATTCCGAAAGCAAACGCAAGCCTGATATGTCTACAAATCT TTGGTGTGCCAGTCAAGAAAAACTTTCCAG TCTAATCATTGGAGCTTTTCTGTCACGTGGAAAAG AAACACTTAGTGATGACATAACAGTTGTACGAAGGGATCACGAACACAGATTTCAAACCAAGAAAGGAGAATAA